One stretch of Tepiditoga spiralis DNA includes these proteins:
- a CDS encoding adenine phosphoribosyltransferase, with amino-acid sequence MDVKKYVRDVKDFPKEGIIFKDITPVLSNPEVFKFVIDGMIEDIKDWNFDTIIGPEARGFIFAAPLAYKMGKKFVPVRKPGKLPYKKISASYDLEYGSATLEMHIDAIEKGERVIIVDDVLATGGTTAAIVELVKKAGGIVEGVYNFAELSFLNPREKLNDIKVGSLIEY; translated from the coding sequence ATGGATGTAAAAAAATATGTAAGAGACGTAAAAGACTTTCCAAAAGAAGGTATTATTTTTAAAGATATAACCCCTGTACTTAGTAACCCTGAAGTATTCAAATTTGTTATAGATGGTATGATAGAAGATATTAAAGATTGGAACTTTGATACTATAATTGGTCCAGAAGCAAGAGGCTTTATTTTTGCTGCACCACTTGCTTATAAAATGGGGAAAAAATTTGTTCCTGTTAGAAAACCTGGAAAACTTCCTTATAAAAAAATAAGCGCATCATATGATTTGGAATATGGAAGTGCCACCTTAGAAATGCATATTGATGCTATTGAAAAAGGCGAAAGAGTCATTATCGTTGATGATGTTCTTGCAACAGGCGGAACAACCGCTGCCATTGTAGAATTAGTTAAAAAAGCTGGCGGAATAGTAGAAGGTGTTTATAATTTTGCTGAATTGAGTTTCTTAAATCCAAGAGAAAAATTAAATGATATAAAAGTAGGTTCTTTAATAGAATATTAA
- a CDS encoding MFS transporter — protein sequence MPKRMKNILWYSFLSSASWNMYQIIFNLYLRDLNMDNVFISGLMSLQLWGSAILGMILGMFGDKYGRKKMLLITSYISGLVILIRAIFPFETLLLWLAFFNGGLFASRMILLNTFIVEVTDHSNRAKAFGYNFGIMMGSGLIGNMIGGVMGDTFGLKNTLIVSSIIYILSTTTLLKVGDVKIKKKQKFSELFNFKTIPKNELHILKGYLLSTFLIGFGAGLFIHFGNLIFKDLFSMSPTMIGVAISIAQVGTALGSFASPYLSKKFGPLEYTLFLQFLVVPLILAFAFVREPYIFTGLYALRFSFMNMTIPVITTLVMSNLPSDKITTINSLNNLLNNSTRAIATAMFGFIVGTTNGYRNLFLISTVFYLLNFFVYLKFFYPLRKEKKTLNLYKIKKG from the coding sequence ATGCCTAAAAGAATGAAGAATATACTTTGGTATTCGTTTTTAAGTAGTGCATCTTGGAATATGTATCAAATAATTTTTAATTTATATTTAAGAGATTTAAATATGGATAATGTTTTTATAAGTGGATTGATGTCTTTACAACTATGGGGATCAGCAATACTTGGAATGATATTGGGTATGTTTGGAGATAAGTATGGAAGAAAAAAAATGCTTTTAATAACTTCATATATTTCAGGATTAGTTATTTTAATAAGAGCAATTTTTCCATTTGAAACATTGTTATTGTGGTTAGCCTTTTTTAATGGAGGTTTGTTTGCATCACGAATGATACTATTAAATACTTTTATAGTAGAAGTTACAGATCATAGTAACAGAGCAAAAGCCTTTGGATATAATTTTGGAATAATGATGGGTAGCGGTTTAATAGGTAATATGATTGGTGGAGTTATGGGAGATACTTTTGGATTAAAAAACACATTGATAGTTTCATCTATAATATATATACTTTCAACAACTACATTATTAAAAGTTGGAGATGTTAAAATAAAAAAGAAACAAAAATTTTCAGAATTATTTAATTTTAAAACTATACCTAAAAATGAACTTCATATATTAAAGGGATATTTATTATCAACATTTTTAATAGGATTTGGTGCAGGACTATTCATACATTTTGGAAATTTAATTTTTAAAGATTTGTTTTCTATGTCACCTACAATGATAGGAGTAGCTATTTCTATAGCTCAGGTTGGAACAGCATTGGGATCTTTTGCTTCTCCATATCTCTCTAAAAAATTTGGACCACTTGAGTATACATTGTTTTTACAATTTTTAGTTGTTCCATTAATTCTTGCATTTGCATTTGTTAGAGAACCATATATTTTTACAGGATTATATGCTTTAAGATTTTCATTTATGAATATGACTATTCCAGTTATTACAACTCTTGTTATGTCGAATCTTCCTTCAGATAAAATAACAACAATAAATAGTTTGAATAATCTTTTAAATAATTCAACGAGAGCAATAGCTACTGCAATGTTTGGATTTATTGTTGGAACTACTAATGGATATAGAAATTTGTTTTTAATAAGTACAGTTTTTTATCTTTTGAATTTTTTTGTTTATTTGAAATTTTTTTATCCATTAAGAAAAGAGAAAAAAACTTTGAATTTATATAAAATAAAAAAAGGATAA